From the genome of Vigna angularis cultivar LongXiaoDou No.4 chromosome 11, ASM1680809v1, whole genome shotgun sequence, one region includes:
- the LOC108334266 gene encoding NADP-dependent malic enzyme yields the protein MFSSTRCAFLTNSGLGGCGSMGDAPRKRSNPMRVVCMTPSNGRSGDRNNSVVMETPLKELKKDSPVDDVDGNSISAGGPQDVYGEDRATEDQFVTPWSVSVASGYTLLRDPHFNKGLAFSEKERDAHYLRGLLPPSVIPQETQVKKMIRHIRQYQVPLQKYMAMMDLQERNERLFYTLLINHVEELLPVVYTPTVGEACQKYGSIFMRPQGLYISLKEKGKIREVLRNWPEKNIQVIVVTDGERILGLGDLGCQGMGIPVGKLSLYTALGGVRPSACLPITIDVGTNNEQLLNDELYIGLKQRRATGQEYAELMHEFMTALKQTYGEKVLIQFEDFANHNAFDLLEKYRSTHLVFNDDIQGTASVVLAGLVAALKLVGGNLADHRFLFLGAGEAGTGIAELIALETSKQTNAPLEEVRKNIWLVDSKGLIVSSRKDSLQHFKKPWAHEHEPVNNLLDAVNQIKPTVLIGTSGQGRTFTKEVIEAMASFNEKPIILSLSNPTSQSECTAEEAYKWSQGRAIFASGSPFPPVEYEGKVFVPGQANNAYIFPGFGLGLIMSGTIRVHDDLLLAASEALASQVSQENFDMGLIYPPFTNIRKISAHIAANVAAKAYELGLATRLPQPKDLVKFAESCMYTPSYRTYR from the exons ATGTTCTCGTCAACCAGATGCGCTTTCCTG ACCAACTCAGGGTTAGGTGGGTGTGGAAGCATGGGTGATGCGCCGAGGAAGCGTTCAAATCCTATGAGGGTGGTGTGCATGACCCCAAGCAACGGCAGGTCGGGTGATAGAAACAACAGCGTTGTGATGGAGACGCCTTTGaaagaattgaaaaaggattCTCCGGTGGATGACGTTGACGGTAACTCCATCTCGGCCGGTGGTCCTCAAGATGTATACGGCGAGGATAGGGCGACGGAGGACCAGTTTGTTACCCCTTGGAGTGTCTCCGTTGCTAG TGGTTATACATTGTTACGAGATCCTCACTTCAACAAAGGGCTTGCCTTCAGTGAAAAAGAGAGGGATGCTCACTACTTGCGTGGTCTTCTTCCCCCATCAGTTATTCCCCAAGAAACTCAG GTAAAGAAAATGATCCGGCACATACGCCAGTATCAAGTTCCATTGCAGAAGTACATGGCAATGATGGATCTTCAG GAGAGAAACGAACGGCTATTTTACACACTTCTTATTAATCACGTTGAAGAGTTACTCCCTGTTGTTTACACTCCAACTGTTGGTGAAGCCTGTCAGAAATATGGGAGCATCTTTATGCGTCCTCAGGGTCTCTATATAAGTTTGAAAGAGAA GGGGAAGATCCGTGAAGTACTAAGGAATTGGCCTGAGAAGAACATCCAAGTCATAGTTGTAACTGATGGAGAACGAATCCTGGGTCTTGGTGATCTTGGTTGTCAG GGAATGGGAATACCGGTGGGGAAACTTTCTTTATATACAGCACTTGGAGGAGTTCGCCCATCAGCT TGTTTGCCTATTACCATTGATGTGGGTACAAACAATGAGCAGTTGCTGAATGATGAATTATACATTGGGCTAAAGCAAAGACGTGCAACTGGGCAG GAGTACGCCGAGCTTATGCACGAATTTATGACAGCACTCAAGCAAACTTATGGAGAAAAGGTCCTAATTCAG TTTGAAGACTTTGCAAACCACAATGCTTTTGATCTGCTCGAGAAATATAGGTCAACACATCTGGTCTTTAATGATGATATTCAG GGAACAGCATCGGTTGTCCTTGCTGGATTAGTTGCAGCTCTGAAATTGGTTGGTGGTAATTTAGCTGATCACAGATTCTTGTTTCTTGGTGCTGGAGAG GCTGGCACTGGAATAGCAGAACTCAtagcacttgaaacatcaaaacAG ACAAATGCTCCACTGGAGGAAGTGCGCAAGAATATTTGGTTGGTGGACTCAAAG GGATTGATTGTTAGCTCCCGCAAAGattcactccaacatttcaagAAGCCCTGGGCTCATGAGCATGAACCTGTTAACAATCTTTTAGATGCTGTTAAT CAAATTAAACCGACAGTGCTGATTGGGACATCGGGACAAGGAAGAACTTTTACTAAAGAGGTGATTGAGGCTATGGCCTCTTTCAACGAG AAACCTATTATTCTTTCTCTTTCCAACCCTACGTCACAGTCAGAATGTACTGCTGAAGAAGCTTACAAATGGAGTCAG GGACGTGCCATTTTTGCAAGTGGGAGTCCATTTCCCCCGGTTGAATATGAGGGGAAAGTGTTTGTGCCTGGCCAG GCCAACAATGCATACATATTTCCTGGATTCGGACTCGGTTTGATAATGTCTGGGACCATTCGAGTGCATGATGACCTTCTTCTGGCTGCCT CCGAGGCTCTGGCTTCACAAGTTAGCCAAGAGAACTTTGACATGGGTCTCATATACCCACCATTCACCAACATTAGAAAGATTTCAGCTCACATAGCTGCCAATGTTGCTGCTAAGGCTTATGAGCTTG GTTTGGCCACTCGGCTTCCTCAACCAAAAGATTTGGTGAAGTTTGCAGAGAGTTGTATGTACACTCCATCCTACAGAACCTACCGATGA